In Zalophus californianus isolate mZalCal1 chromosome 17, mZalCal1.pri.v2, whole genome shotgun sequence, one DNA window encodes the following:
- the LOC113935603 gene encoding rab5 GDP/GTP exchange factor-like isoform X4: MSLKSECQGIHVDQSELLCKKGCGYYGNPAWQGFCSKCWREKYHKARQKQIQEDWELAERLQREEEEAFASSQSGLGAQSLTFSKFEEKKTNEKTRNVTTVKKFFSASSRVGSKKPSERVEKIMDQIKKYIVTRLYKYVFCPETTDNEKKDLAIQKRIRALHWVTPQMLCVPVNEEISEVSVMVVKAITDIIEMDSKRVPRDKLACITKCSKHIFNAIKITKNEPASADDFLPTKGNPPRLQSNIQYITHFCNPSRLMAGEDGYYFTNLCCAVAFIEKLDAQSLNLSQEDFDLYMSSQTSPRKQESENWVPDACLGVKQMYKNLDLLSQLNERQERIMSEAKKLEKDLIEWTDGIAKEVQDIVEKFPLEIKPPNQSLAAFDSENVENYKLPAPLQPQVYAG, from the exons ATGAGCCTTAAGTCTGAATGCCAGGGAATTCATGTGGATCAGTCAGAGCTCCTTTGCAAGAAAGGATGTGGTTACTATGGCAACCCTGCTTGGCAGGGTTTCTGCTCCAAGTGTTGGAGGGAAAAGTACCACAAAGCAAGGCAGAAGCAGATTCAGGAGGATTGGGAACTGGCAGAGCGACTTCagcgggaggaggaagaggcctTTGCCAGCAGTCAGAGCGGCCTAGGGGCCCAGTCCCTCACATTTTCCaagtttgaagaaaagaaaaccaatgagAAGACCCGCAACGTTACCACAGTAAAGAAATTCTTCAGTGCTTCATCCAGAGTTGGatcaaaaaa GCCTTCAGAAAGAGTTGAGAAGATAATGGATCAGATCAAAAAGTAC atcgtGACTCGTCTCTATAAATATGTGTTCTGTCCAGAAACTACAGATAATGAGAAGAAAGATCTCGCTATTCAAAAGAGGAtcagagccctgcactgggttacACCTCAGATGCTTTGTGTCCCTGTTAATGAAGAAATTTCAGAAGTATCTGTTATGGTGGTGAAAGCAATCACAGATATCATTGAAATGGATTCAAAGCGTGTACCTCGAGATAAGTTGGCCTGCATCACCAAGTGCAGCAAGCACATCTTCAATGCCATTAAGATCACCAAGAATGAGCCAGCCTCAGCTGATGACTTTTTACCAACTAAGGGCAACCCCCCACGCCTTCAGTCCAATATCCAGTATATCACCCACTTCTGCAACCCAAGCCGATTGATGGCTGGGGAGGATGGCTACTATTTCACCAATCTGTGCTGTGCTGTGGCTTTCATTGAGAAATTAGACGCTCAGTCTTTGAATTTAAGTCAGGAAGATTTTGATCTATACATGTCCAGCCAGACTTCTCCCAGGAAGCAGGAATCTGAGAATTGGGTTCCTGATGCTTGCTTAGGGGTTAAGCAAATGTATAAGAACTTGGATCTTCTGTCTCAGTTAAATGAACGGCAAGAAAGGATCATGAGTGAAGCCAAGAAACTTGAAAAAGATCTAATAGAGTGGACGGATGGAATTGCAAAAGAGGTTCAAGACATTGTTGAGAAATTTCCGCTTGAAATTAAACCCCCAAATCAATCTTTAGCAGCTTTTGACtctgaaaatgttgaaaattataaacttcCTGCACCATTGCAACCTCAAGTTTATGCAGGATGA
- the LOC113935603 gene encoding rab5 GDP/GTP exchange factor-like isoform X2 has protein sequence MSLKSECQGIHVDQSELLCKKGCGYYGNPAWQGFCSKCWREKYHKASPSINRQASNETDRVSKEFIEFLKTFHKTGQEIYKQTKIFLETIYYKRDLSIEEQSECTQDFYQNVDERMQTHGKVPSERVEKIMDQIKKYIVTRLYKYVFCPETTDNEKKDLAIQKRIRALHWVTPQMLCVPVNEEISEVSVMVVKAITDIIEMDSKRVPRDKLACITKCSKHIFNAIKITKNEPASADDFLPTKGNPPRLQSNIQYITHFCNPSRLMAGEDGYYFTNLCCAVAFIEKLDAQSLNLSQEDFDLYMSSQTSPRKQESENWVPDACLGVKQMYKNLDLLSQLNERQERIMSEAKKLEKDLIEWTDGIAKEVQDIVEKFPLEIKPPNQSLAAFDSENVENYKLPAPLQPQVYAG, from the exons ATGAGCCTTAAGTCTGAATGCCAGGGAATTCATGTGGATCAGTCAGAGCTCCTTTGCAAGAAAGGATGTGGTTACTATGGCAACCCTGCTTGGCAGGGTTTCTGCTCCAAGTGTTGGAGGGAAAAGTACCACAAAGCAAG TCCTTCCATAAACCGGCAAGCCAGCAATGAAACGGATAGAGTGTCTAAAGAGTTCATAGAATTTCTCAAGACCTTCCACAAGACAGGCCAAGAAATCTATAAGCAGACCAAGATATTTTTGGAAACAATATATTACAAAAGGGATTTAAGCATTGAGGAACAGTCAGAGTGTACTCAGGATTTTTACCAGAATGTGGATGAAAGAATGCAGACTCATGGAAAAGTGCCTTCAGAAAGAGTTGAGAAGATAATGGATCAGATCAAAAAGTAC atcgtGACTCGTCTCTATAAATATGTGTTCTGTCCAGAAACTACAGATAATGAGAAGAAAGATCTCGCTATTCAAAAGAGGAtcagagccctgcactgggttacACCTCAGATGCTTTGTGTCCCTGTTAATGAAGAAATTTCAGAAGTATCTGTTATGGTGGTGAAAGCAATCACAGATATCATTGAAATGGATTCAAAGCGTGTACCTCGAGATAAGTTGGCCTGCATCACCAAGTGCAGCAAGCACATCTTCAATGCCATTAAGATCACCAAGAATGAGCCAGCCTCAGCTGATGACTTTTTACCAACTAAGGGCAACCCCCCACGCCTTCAGTCCAATATCCAGTATATCACCCACTTCTGCAACCCAAGCCGATTGATGGCTGGGGAGGATGGCTACTATTTCACCAATCTGTGCTGTGCTGTGGCTTTCATTGAGAAATTAGACGCTCAGTCTTTGAATTTAAGTCAGGAAGATTTTGATCTATACATGTCCAGCCAGACTTCTCCCAGGAAGCAGGAATCTGAGAATTGGGTTCCTGATGCTTGCTTAGGGGTTAAGCAAATGTATAAGAACTTGGATCTTCTGTCTCAGTTAAATGAACGGCAAGAAAGGATCATGAGTGAAGCCAAGAAACTTGAAAAAGATCTAATAGAGTGGACGGATGGAATTGCAAAAGAGGTTCAAGACATTGTTGAGAAATTTCCGCTTGAAATTAAACCCCCAAATCAATCTTTAGCAGCTTTTGACtctgaaaatgttgaaaattataaacttcCTGCACCATTGCAACCTCAAGTTTATGCAGGATGA
- the LOC113935603 gene encoding rab5 GDP/GTP exchange factor-like isoform X1 has translation MSLKSECQGIHVDQSELLCKKGCGYYGNPAWQGFCSKCWREKYHKARQKQIQEDWELAERLQREEEEAFASSQSGLGAQSLTFSKFEEKKTNEKTRNVTTVKKFFSASSRVGSKKAEIQEAKAPSPSINRQASNETDRVSKEFIEFLKTFHKTGQEIYKQTKIFLETIYYKRDLSIEEQSECTQDFYQNVDERMQTHGKVPSERVEKIMDQIKKYIVTRLYKYVFCPETTDNEKKDLAIQKRIRALHWVTPQMLCVPVNEEISEVSVMVVKAITDIIEMDSKRVPRDKLACITKCSKHIFNAIKITKNEPASADDFLPTKGNPPRLQSNIQYITHFCNPSRLMAGEDGYYFTNLCCAVAFIEKLDAQSLNLSQEDFDLYMSSQTSPRKQESENWVPDACLGVKQMYKNLDLLSQLNERQERIMSEAKKLEKDLIEWTDGIAKEVQDIVEKFPLEIKPPNQSLAAFDSENVENYKLPAPLQPQVYAG, from the exons ATGAGCCTTAAGTCTGAATGCCAGGGAATTCATGTGGATCAGTCAGAGCTCCTTTGCAAGAAAGGATGTGGTTACTATGGCAACCCTGCTTGGCAGGGTTTCTGCTCCAAGTGTTGGAGGGAAAAGTACCACAAAGCAAGGCAGAAGCAGATTCAGGAGGATTGGGAACTGGCAGAGCGACTTCagcgggaggaggaagaggcctTTGCCAGCAGTCAGAGCGGCCTAGGGGCCCAGTCCCTCACATTTTCCaagtttgaagaaaagaaaaccaatgagAAGACCCGCAACGTTACCACAGTAAAGAAATTCTTCAGTGCTTCATCCAGAGTTGGatcaaaaaaggcagaaattcaGGAAGCAAAAGCTCCCAGTCCTTCCATAAACCGGCAAGCCAGCAATGAAACGGATAGAGTGTCTAAAGAGTTCATAGAATTTCTCAAGACCTTCCACAAGACAGGCCAAGAAATCTATAAGCAGACCAAGATATTTTTGGAAACAATATATTACAAAAGGGATTTAAGCATTGAGGAACAGTCAGAGTGTACTCAGGATTTTTACCAGAATGTGGATGAAAGAATGCAGACTCATGGAAAAGTGCCTTCAGAAAGAGTTGAGAAGATAATGGATCAGATCAAAAAGTAC atcgtGACTCGTCTCTATAAATATGTGTTCTGTCCAGAAACTACAGATAATGAGAAGAAAGATCTCGCTATTCAAAAGAGGAtcagagccctgcactgggttacACCTCAGATGCTTTGTGTCCCTGTTAATGAAGAAATTTCAGAAGTATCTGTTATGGTGGTGAAAGCAATCACAGATATCATTGAAATGGATTCAAAGCGTGTACCTCGAGATAAGTTGGCCTGCATCACCAAGTGCAGCAAGCACATCTTCAATGCCATTAAGATCACCAAGAATGAGCCAGCCTCAGCTGATGACTTTTTACCAACTAAGGGCAACCCCCCACGCCTTCAGTCCAATATCCAGTATATCACCCACTTCTGCAACCCAAGCCGATTGATGGCTGGGGAGGATGGCTACTATTTCACCAATCTGTGCTGTGCTGTGGCTTTCATTGAGAAATTAGACGCTCAGTCTTTGAATTTAAGTCAGGAAGATTTTGATCTATACATGTCCAGCCAGACTTCTCCCAGGAAGCAGGAATCTGAGAATTGGGTTCCTGATGCTTGCTTAGGGGTTAAGCAAATGTATAAGAACTTGGATCTTCTGTCTCAGTTAAATGAACGGCAAGAAAGGATCATGAGTGAAGCCAAGAAACTTGAAAAAGATCTAATAGAGTGGACGGATGGAATTGCAAAAGAGGTTCAAGACATTGTTGAGAAATTTCCGCTTGAAATTAAACCCCCAAATCAATCTTTAGCAGCTTTTGACtctgaaaatgttgaaaattataaacttcCTGCACCATTGCAACCTCAAGTTTATGCAGGATGA
- the LOC113935603 gene encoding rab5 GDP/GTP exchange factor-like isoform X3, with product MSLKSECQGIHVDQSELLCKKGCGYYGNPAWQGFCSKCWREKYHKARQKQIQEDWELAERLQREEEEAFASSQSGLGAQSLTFSKFEEKKTNEKTRNVTTVKKFFSASSRVGSKKTHGKVPSERVEKIMDQIKKYIVTRLYKYVFCPETTDNEKKDLAIQKRIRALHWVTPQMLCVPVNEEISEVSVMVVKAITDIIEMDSKRVPRDKLACITKCSKHIFNAIKITKNEPASADDFLPTKGNPPRLQSNIQYITHFCNPSRLMAGEDGYYFTNLCCAVAFIEKLDAQSLNLSQEDFDLYMSSQTSPRKQESENWVPDACLGVKQMYKNLDLLSQLNERQERIMSEAKKLEKDLIEWTDGIAKEVQDIVEKFPLEIKPPNQSLAAFDSENVENYKLPAPLQPQVYAG from the exons ATGAGCCTTAAGTCTGAATGCCAGGGAATTCATGTGGATCAGTCAGAGCTCCTTTGCAAGAAAGGATGTGGTTACTATGGCAACCCTGCTTGGCAGGGTTTCTGCTCCAAGTGTTGGAGGGAAAAGTACCACAAAGCAAGGCAGAAGCAGATTCAGGAGGATTGGGAACTGGCAGAGCGACTTCagcgggaggaggaagaggcctTTGCCAGCAGTCAGAGCGGCCTAGGGGCCCAGTCCCTCACATTTTCCaagtttgaagaaaagaaaaccaatgagAAGACCCGCAACGTTACCACAGTAAAGAAATTCTTCAGTGCTTCATCCAGAGTTGGatcaaaaaag ACTCATGGAAAAGTGCCTTCAGAAAGAGTTGAGAAGATAATGGATCAGATCAAAAAGTAC atcgtGACTCGTCTCTATAAATATGTGTTCTGTCCAGAAACTACAGATAATGAGAAGAAAGATCTCGCTATTCAAAAGAGGAtcagagccctgcactgggttacACCTCAGATGCTTTGTGTCCCTGTTAATGAAGAAATTTCAGAAGTATCTGTTATGGTGGTGAAAGCAATCACAGATATCATTGAAATGGATTCAAAGCGTGTACCTCGAGATAAGTTGGCCTGCATCACCAAGTGCAGCAAGCACATCTTCAATGCCATTAAGATCACCAAGAATGAGCCAGCCTCAGCTGATGACTTTTTACCAACTAAGGGCAACCCCCCACGCCTTCAGTCCAATATCCAGTATATCACCCACTTCTGCAACCCAAGCCGATTGATGGCTGGGGAGGATGGCTACTATTTCACCAATCTGTGCTGTGCTGTGGCTTTCATTGAGAAATTAGACGCTCAGTCTTTGAATTTAAGTCAGGAAGATTTTGATCTATACATGTCCAGCCAGACTTCTCCCAGGAAGCAGGAATCTGAGAATTGGGTTCCTGATGCTTGCTTAGGGGTTAAGCAAATGTATAAGAACTTGGATCTTCTGTCTCAGTTAAATGAACGGCAAGAAAGGATCATGAGTGAAGCCAAGAAACTTGAAAAAGATCTAATAGAGTGGACGGATGGAATTGCAAAAGAGGTTCAAGACATTGTTGAGAAATTTCCGCTTGAAATTAAACCCCCAAATCAATCTTTAGCAGCTTTTGACtctgaaaatgttgaaaattataaacttcCTGCACCATTGCAACCTCAAGTTTATGCAGGATGA